The DNA window ACTTCGGCCCTGCAAAACCCTTTGATTGGGCCTACTGCCAGGCTACTGTTTAAAACAATTATATTAAATGACCTATAGAATCCTTATAAGGGATAACAAATACAATACACAATGATAATTCATGTCAGCATTGTCTTTATCCTTTCATGAGGTATGCATGATATGGATATAGATTGTCTTTGATATTTTGTTGGTCAGGATACCAGATGACCTGTCCCACCCCCAGTCATCCTAAATGTGGTGACCCTTCTGCATGACAGACAGCTGCTAGAGAAAGGCCAATAAAATCAGTTTTGAGCATATGGCACATAGAGGCTGGTCTCCAGGAGTGATTAGATTGTTAGTGCCCATCTCCataaccccacccccctctcagccTTCCAGAGCAGGaactgcactcacacacaaacgtgcacacacacgcacacacacagttagagaaaaagacagtcagtcagactgTTGCTGCACAGTCTTGTTTTATACATCTTACCACATTAGTATCAGTCTCTATTGTGTCTTCAGAAACGTCTGTTTGGTCAGTCAAGATCCAACTCTCTGTGCTGCAGTCTAACTGGATTAGTGGCAGACAGCGATAGTGACAGGTATATCTGCAGTCTTCagtagagagaaaaatagaacaTAAACACCGAATTGATGACGGTACACTCATTTGTTAAttccaagaagaagaaaaaaaagctttcTCATTGGCAATGAAAATGTAGTTCTCGCAGCATTCCTAGAGGGTTCAGGGCCGACAAGGTAAGCAGTGCCCTCTGCTGTTCAGTTTGTGCTATGATTCTGAACCCATGTGGAGGATCAACTCTTAATCCTTAAACAGACGCAGCTTTGAATAAATTGGACACAAGGTTGAGTATATTTCTGTATCTCTGTTCTTTCAGTTTCTGGACAGGCACCCTAATGGTATTTAGTCAAAAACAGGTTTTCCATGGAAATTCTCCAGATATGTGTTCCCATGACCTAGTTGGGTGCTTTAAAAACATGAAGCTTCCTGCTGATAGGGTCATTATCTGTGACAAGTTCATCCTGATTGGCTGACAGCAAACGTATTTAGCTTCCCTATCATAGCTATACTGCACACAAGTTTGCTTCACACAAAATACCCTCAAAGGacatttcatttgaaacagctcaacacacacacacacaattagttGAAAATCTTGGAAAGCGACATCAGAAGAATATAACTTACTGTCACAGCGTAAACTCTGTTTGTAAAGACCCCAGATAAAGTCTCCACATAAGTCACACCAGGTGAGTTGGGTGTGGCTGCAAGGCTGGAAATCATGTCCCTTCCCAGACTCCCCTATAGACCATGTTGCACCTTCAACTCTGACACTGTCTCCCACCAGCCGGACGGCCTGGGATGGTCTGGGCCTCTCTGGAGCTCTTACTTGCCGTGGGGTTAGAGGTGCTGCTGGAGGCCGGGTGGAAGGAGCTGCAAGCTCAATACGGTCATTTAGGCTAAGGTCCTTCAGCTCAATCAGCTCGCACTTCGACATCCTGTTCCCAGAACAGAGACTGGTTGGCATTTGACCACTCACTGCCTAACTTTAAAGTTACACGTAGTACTATGGCACCGACTGGCGATGTATGAGCACATGTCCACATCCTAGTGTCTTCATACACTCAGATGAGATGACGTCAGTTGCACCCTATGAGTCTTGATTCAGTCCATGCCCACTTTTAGGTGAAGTGCTGTAAAAGGAGTCACAGTCGTCAGGCACCACCCACAAGAGATCATAAGGTATCAAGTGTCTATAAATCACTTTCACTTATGAACAATACTTTGTTACTAAACTTAATCCGCACCATTATTAACAAATTGATAATAACCTAATTATATATTTGAATTCAACACTGTAACGTCCTGTCATTGAAATATCGAATTTGAAAAACAAGAGATTAATGTTTGTTAGTCGAAGCCAGAATTCATAAGATTATATTAAAATGTGGGGCAAGATGACTAGTTTAATCCCGAACAAGCTAAAGCTTATCCATTGCTTTTGCGTTATGAATCCAGACACAATCATTCTGTAAAAGGAATTTACCGTATATGTCACACTTGTCTTGTTGTGGCCTTGTTATTTTTCCTTTACGTCCCTTAACTTTCACCTGAATTAAGAACAAACAGTACTAGTGTGTTTCGTTGTGTTTTttttgatgtgtttgttttgaaataACCGTTTTAAAAGGGGTTCTGTTTCAGAAATAATCTATACACATTTTCTGTTAGGTTCCTAAACTTTCTTTGCCCCTCTTCGAAACCCCATTAAATGACTTGAATCTTAATGAGCGCATACCTCTCAAATTGGGTCACAGTTTGCAATCCAGTATACGAAACTCCCAGAGCCTATTTAAATACTTGCGCTTTTGTTTTGAGTAGATCATCGACGTGCGTAATTATATACCTATAGGCCTATACACCAAAAGTTTACAAACAAGGCTTGAATTtctaaataataattcatatcaTAAAAACGTCACCATAAGATTAGTCGTTGCTCTTGTTTTACCGGTGTTTGAACATCCAAGTATGGCCGGTGTCATAACAATCACGGTCATGGCGAGAGTTGTAATAGCGAGAGTTGTAATAACATTTACATTGATCTTGAAAGATATCGATCGCACTTTACCTCTGATGGTGCTTAGCTCCTCATGGTTGTTAAGCGTTGGATGCAATATCTGGACAGTGAACCTTCATCAATTCGTTTATTACCCTCAGCAAATGGCAAAACACTCATGCGCTTCGTTTTTGCGCATGCACATTTGTAACCATCGGATTACTGCCCTAATCCCGTATTTAAACTGTTCTATTTCACGAAGATCCAGTAGACGACTTCATCTCCTATCATACGCACCATGCCCAACATAATTGACAATGTATTATTCAAAAATTATTTGTTAAAGATCTGACTGCCTGTTCCAGAAATCACCAATTCTCCAGCGTGAGGCAATGTGGCAGTTTTAGCTTGTTTAGTGTCAAATACTCAGACATTTGAATCTATTCGTCGAAATTAAAGTCTTGATTGTGTATTGCCAGTTGTGTGATTTGGTTAATTTATTTGTTCTGTTCATACAACATTAATAGAATATTTGATAAATAGCCTACCATATGGCCTGGCCAGTGGCAATATTGCCGAGTTCTAATTGTCCAATCCCGAGGATTTTCCATTTCACAATTGAAAGTGGAATGTTTCTCTGATACATCCATATTTCCAAGCTGCCTATAAAATAATATAACTTAAACTGCTTTTAATTCCAGTTTTTGAGGTATGTGGTGACCCACCTTGCCTCGTCCTTTTTCATACTGTTGTTTTTTGTATCTATTCAATTTATTTACTTTATCTTTCAGTTTTGATTTCATTTTCAAAACTTCATCTTGTCTGCCTTCTATATACAAACTTTGTCGACATAGTAAAGCGGAAATCTCGTCATAAAGCTatcaggggaaggagagagagagagagagagagagagagagagagagagagagagagagagagagagagagagagagagagagaggggagagggagagggagatgctcTAAACGTCTGGACATGTGGCACTGAGCCTAAATGAAGTTTCTTGAGTCAAGACGATTTTTTTTCGACGATGCAAAATAATCTCTAATTAGATCCCAGATATTAAGCAAAACTAGTAAGCCTTCATGCCTAATAATTTTTACATGTGTAGAAGGAGGTCATAAACAATGAAGAATGTGGCCATAGGCACGAGTCACACGACACGATTGTTTTGAAGGAATTGGAGCACAATGACAAACGAAAAGAAGAACATTGTGTTGTTTTACTTGTTGGCTTTGGAATGGGTGGTGTTCCAGGCAGTAAGCAATGAACGAGACATCATAACAACGCTAAGGAAGTGCAATTACAACATGCACTCTGCACACAGAGCGTCCCTCTGTGCAGAATGCTGTGTGTATTCTTCTGAGAATAATTTGAAACATTCCACTGTTAATCATCCTAGCCTGCTCCCTCTTTACTGACTCTAAAGTATGATTTTGTAAAACACAGGGTAAAATGTCACCTGTGGTATTTATTGTTTGGGGTGGCGTGATTTTGTAGATGCTATTTAATTCCATTGATTCAATATTTCTATGCGGGTTCCAGAAATAGGAGGGGACGACGATGAGGTGTAGTATCAGACTCTCACCGCAGGGGCGCTGTTGGAATAACTGAGCTCCCATAGTCGTAGACACGTTGAATGACGGAAATTGAATAACGTGAAGAAGAGGCTGTGCGTTCACTTCCTGCATGATTCCACGTGCAAATCAACTTCAGCTCAGCTAGCCCAGCGAGTCCAAACAGCAACATGAAACGTCCAAGTAAGTTGTTCAGATAATTCGTTTGGTGCTTTTTCGTGTCGCATTGGTACCTCAGTTTATATACTATAACAATAATAGTATTTATGACTGGGTATCAAGAGCAAAATTATTATTTTGTCTTTAATATGTATCTAGGTTAGCAAACAAAATGTGGCTGCTTTGACAGAGTGACCTACCACGTATCTCTTAAGTATTGCTTTGCTGCGTTCTTAATTTGACATTTCATGTTTTTCAGAGTTAAAGAGAGCAAGCAAACGTGTTTCTTGCTCCAAACGttacaaaatacagaaaaagGTAAGCCCGtaactttttttaaacatttatcaCTTTTTGCGTAGCTAGCACATTGAGCATGCTGCATCGCACAGCCAGTACAGTACAGCCTAAAGAACCACCGGAGATTAAACCGGTGCATCAAATTCTGGCGTTTGTACAGAAAACTCATCACTTCAAGATATTTAATAGGCTACGCTACTACTCTAATACATGCTTGAAGGTAGCTGAAATAACTTTTTTATGGTAAAGTGAAATTTGCCCACTCGTTCCATTTAGGTTCGGGAGCATAACAGAAAACTGAAAAAAGATGCTAAAAAGAAAGGCGTGAGCAATCGAGTGAAGAAGGATCCAGGAGTCCCCAACATCGCCCCATTCAAAGAGGAAGTTCTGAGAGAGGCAGAACTGAGAAGGTTAAAGGTGAAGTCAACTTAATATCTTAGTTCTGGAACAGAACGCATCCAACACGTTTTACCAGACCATAATATTTTCTCTTATGTGTTGTCTGCATTGTGACTACACAAACTAATTGTCCTGTGTCTTTCCTGTAACAGCTTGAagcagaaaaggaaaaaaagaaagttgtCAAACAAGAACGAgctaaaaagagaaagaaggaaagagagactaGTGTTGGTGATGCTGACAAAGTCAAAAGAGCGCGGAAGGTAAAGATGTACAGTTATTTACTAATGTAATTCAACATATTCTCGTAGCCCAATGCCAATTTGATGTATTTACTCTATTCAGGAAAAGATTGAAAAAAAGCTGGCTGATAAGGGTTTTGTCACACCCACAAAGAAGTATCTGCGTTCAGAATTGAATAAGGTAAGGAAGCCTCCGACACGTATGGCATTCAGATTTACTATTGACCTTGTGAAAACCTGCCatgttaaaataaaaactaacTTGCTGTGTATGAATTTATCACACAAACCTTATTATGAAATGTGTGTTGCTTTCTCCAGGTAATTGATGCGTCTGATGTCATCATTGAAATCTTGGATGCCAGAGATCCCCTGGGTTGCCGTTGCCCTCAACTTGAGGAGGCCGTGCTTAAAAGGGAAGGAAACAAGAAACTTATGTTCCTGTTAAATAAAATAGGTAAATAACACAAGCTTGTATTTCATAAATCCATAAAGCTTCACTTGATTTTTGCCAGGTAGGTTTGTTAGGACATCGTGGTGTAAAGTGACACAAATTCCCAATCCTCAGATCTTGTACCTAAAGAAAATGTTCAGAAGTGGCTGCAGTGTCTACAGCTTGAGTTTCCTACTGTAGTATTCAAGGCATCCACACTGCTTCGGGACAAAACAGTGGTAAGTACATCAGGTGTGTAAATGTCCTTGGTAAATCTATATTTACTGTCTGCTGTAGTTGTATACTACAATGTATTTATAGAGATGCATGTCTCGAATCGaatcttggggtcacgatttgATTAACAATCGACTAACGATTTTTCCGAGATAAAAAAATAATCCCAATCGATTCACATTTGTGAATCAATCCGAATCGCTAGCAGACAAGCGCAATTCAAGTATGAATCTattttccccccaccccttgTGTGTTCTCAGCAAGAGAAGAAGAGCCGAATGGCAACAGCAAACGGAGTCGTGGACCACACTAAGGGAGTGGCTTGTTTCGGCGGCAGCTGTCTTCTCCAGTTGCTAGGGGAACAcgcaagaggcagagagaatgaAAGCACGCTGAAAGTAGGCGTAGTTGGTAAGGGTTTGTGTTCAGTCCAACTGATCGAAATGATCCGCTTTCAACCCACAGCCAATGATCTGTGCTGTATGCTCCTCATGaacatgtttgtctgtgtgaaaATGTAATTAATATCAAGATttgactcttttttttttaaatttatccCATTTGTGTGCTTTGCTTCTGCAGGATTCCCCAATGTTGGAAAAAGCAGTCTTATTAACAGCCTGAAAGGAATGCGGGCTTGTAACGTAGGATTCGAGAGAGGAATCACAAAGTGAGTTCAACTTTAATTTGTGTGGTTGACTGGTCATGCTGCTATCATATGTTCTTATTTTGGTACTAAGAGCATTTATGTGCTTGTATCATGTTCCTTATTGTGCAAAAAAGAGACAAAGCAATCATGATGAAGTTGATGATCTGACAAGACCGTGGAGTTTCATTTCAATCCAACACTGAGCTTTATTATCTAATGTTGGAATTTCTGTCTGAAACCTGTTTTACCTTATAAAGAATATTTTTACACATCGTTTCTCGACAGGAGTATGCAAGAGGTGCACATAGCCAAAAACATAAAGATGGTTGACAGCCCGGGGATAGTGGCGTCTCCTTCCAACCCGCCTGCATCCATGGCATTGAGAAGCCtccaggtggaggagaaggaggaggatatCCTGGAAGCTGTCAGGACCTTGTTAAAACAATGCAACAAAGAGCAGGTGAGATGGTTCCCTGTGTGTAAACTGTCAGCTTGAACATGAGCAGGTAGATCTTCATACTGCCTGCTGCTCTGCAGTTTACTACATGGTTTGTCTCTTTAGCACATTCATTCAACCTCTTTTGATATGTCTTTCAGATTATGCTCCAGTACAACGTCCCAGACTTCAGAAACTCTTTGGAGTTTTTAACTCTCTTTGCCAAGAAACGTGGTTATCTGCAGAAGGGCGGTGTTCCAAACACACAGGAGGCTGCTGTGACCTTCCTGAGTGATTGGACGGGGTGAGTGCGGTCTCGGAGATCTGCCTTGAACACGTCGATCCATTTGTCAGCTTGGAAATGAGGACAGTAACGCAAGTCTCGAGTTTAAAGTGAAGACTTCTAATCCAACTCTGATCCAAATGCTGTGACAAATTCCTAAAGAAGCTTAACACGTTGGCCCTGTAAAAGAGTGCAGTACATGACCCCTATCCGTAACTTTCATTGCCCTCATCTGTGTTCATAGAGCAAAGCTGAGCTACCACAGCAAAGCCAATGACAAGGCCATCCTCCCCCCTTACCTCACTGATGCCATAGTGACTGAGATGCAGAAGGGTTGGGACCTTAACATGCTGAGGAAGGGCAACGAGGAGACTATGAGAAGTATGATTGTTTGCTTCTTTGAAACCTGACGTAGTCAATTTTACTCAATCAAATTTACTCTCAAATCTAACAAGTGGACGAGTCAGTCAATTATGCTCAAGTGTAGTGACAGACTTTCTCTCCTGTGCCAGGTGTGAAGTTCCCTAACCAGGCAAGCAGCATTGTTTTCACCTGCAAAGGCCCCACTGCAGGTATCCTGACTGAGACGGACATCCCTGAGGAAAGACCAGCAGCTGGGAAACCTGAGGAGGATGTAGTGGACATGGAAGAAGGATGTGACAATAAATTGGTAGCTAAATGATACGTTTCTAATGACAGGATGTCAGTATGATACTGCAGATGTTTACTAGCATGGAAATGAGGATAACAAGTAAAGCACTGAGAACTTTTGAAGACTTCTAATCCAACTCTGATCCAAATGCTGTACCAGATTGACAACATGagttacagtgtttcccacagattagaaaactatatgtggcggggggggggggtcgaaataattcactaaatcaacaacaacaaacaaataatttctgcatatgcaggtagtgacgctgcatacagggtgctaaataactatttaactggtcggctccatgacgccgggtaagtagctagctcttgaaacttctcaccaaaagaacgaaggggaaccttcgattaagacgtgtccgtcggtaccta is part of the Hypomesus transpacificus isolate Combined female chromosome 9, fHypTra1, whole genome shotgun sequence genome and encodes:
- the gnl3 gene encoding guanine nucleotide-binding protein-like 3, translating into MKRPKLKRASKRVSCSKRYKIQKKVREHNRKLKKDAKKKGVSNRVKKDPGVPNIAPFKEEVLREAELRRLKLEAEKEKKKVVKQERAKKRKKERETSVGDADKVKRARKEKIEKKLADKGFVTPTKKYLRSELNKVIDASDVIIEILDARDPLGCRCPQLEEAVLKREGNKKLMFLLNKIDLVPKENVQKWLQCLQLEFPTVVFKASTLLRDKTVQEKKSRMATANGVVDHTKGVACFGGSCLLQLLGEHARGRENESTLKVGVVGFPNVGKSSLINSLKGMRACNVGFERGITKSMQEVHIAKNIKMVDSPGIVASPSNPPASMALRSLQVEEKEEDILEAVRTLLKQCNKEQIMLQYNVPDFRNSLEFLTLFAKKRGYLQKGGVPNTQEAAVTFLSDWTGAKLSYHSKANDKAILPPYLTDAIVTEMQKGWDLNMLRKGNEETMRSVKFPNQASSIVFTCKGPTAGILTETDIPEERPAAGKPEEDVVDMEEGCDNKLPEDKPEEMGEIETSQKEEPATKKPVTVKFLLAPVTIDPTSVKTNDAYDFNTDFN